TTCGGCGACGGCGACATTGCGGCAGGCACGCAGGTGCAACACACCTATCTGCTCCAGCAGCCTTGCCCGCAAACCGCAGGCTTCACCGTCAGACTCTCGGCGGTGAATCCGGGCGCCAGTCCGACCGGAGGCGATATCTCAGGCTCGGCCACGGTACAAGTCTGTGTCGATCCGCCCGATTCTGACGGCGACGACGTAGACGACGAGTTGGACAACTGCCCCGCCATTGCCAATCCATCGCAATTGGACAGCGATTCGGACGGGCTTGGCGACGCCTGTGATAATTGTCCGTTCAACGCCAATCCCAACCAGGAGGACTTCGACGGCGACGGCATCGGCGACATTTGCGATCCAGACTACGATGGCGACGGCCATCCGAACGTGGTCGACAATTGTCCGCTGATCCCGAATGCAAACCAGCTGGATACCGACGGAGATGGCGTTGGCGACGTCTGCGACAACTGTCCGACCACCTTCAACCCGGATCAGGGCGGAGATTCGGACGGCGATGGCGTTCCCGATGTGTGCGACAACTGTCCGAGCATTCCTAATCCCAACCAAAGTGATCGAGACGGCGACGGCATCGGTGATGTCTGCGACGTCTGCCCGGATCATGTGAGCATACTGAATGAGCCGGATTCCGATGGCGACGGCATCGGCGATGCATGCGACAACTGTCCGAACACGCCGAATTCAAATCAGGCCAACGCCGACAGTGATCCCTTTGGCGATGCGTGCGACAATTGCCCGAATGATCCGGGCAAGAAGGAGCCAGGAGTCTGCGGTTGCGGCATTGCGGATCAGGATCGGGACGGCGACGGAGAGCCGGACTGCGTGATCTTCGGGCCTCGCCCGCCGGATACGGATGGCGACGGAGTCGACGACACACTGGACGGATGTCCGTTCGACGCGACCAAGATTGCCCCCGGCATTTGCGGATGCAACATCCCCGACGACGACCGCGACAATGACGGCGTCATCGATTGCATCGACAACTGTCCGGATAAGGCGAATCCGGGGCAGGAAGACTCCAACGGAAACGGAATCGGCGATGTATGCGATCCGTCATCCGGCGGTGTCAGCCCCGGCCCCGGACCATTCCCCGGTTGTGGTGATCAGGCCATGTGCCCCGCCGCTCCGGCCGCCGCGATGATGCCTTTCGCGATGATCGGAATCGCAATGATCCGAACGCGCTACCGACGGAAGCGGTCATAAGACCTGCCGCACCGGTTGTTCGTGGCAGCAGATCAAATCAAAACGCCCTGGTTCGCTCAACGCGTGCCGGGGCGTTTGTTTGGGAATCGGGATCGTTCGGTCAGCATGTTTCGAGGGCGGATGCGATTACGCCGCCGGCGATTCGACAGACGGCCCAAATATTCATCTGCTTGACTTGCCTTGGCGCCGGCGGGGCTTCGAGACCGGTCCGCGACTCTTCACCGGCCTTCGAGAGGCGGGAACCGCGATTGATTCCTCGCCGGAAAGGAATTTGCCTGTGAGTGATCGCGGGTTGCCAACGATCGCTTCATACACACCGGATGCGACGACCTCCCCGCCGCGTACGCCGGGGCCCGGTCCGAAATCCACGATGTGATCAGCCGCTCGCATTGTTTCCTCATCATGCTCAACAACGATCACGGTATTGCCCATGTCGCGAAGCCGGATGAGACTTTCGAGCAGTTTCCGATTGTCTCGCGGATGCAGCCCGATCGACGGTTCATCGAGGACATAGAGCACGCCGGTCAAGCCGGATCCGATCTGACCAGCCAGGCGGATGCGCTGCAACTCGCCTCCGCTCAGCGACGGCGCAGTTCGATCGAGAGCGAGATAATGCAACCCCACGTTGAGCAGGAACTCCAATCGGGTGCGCACCTCCTTGAGCACGTCCTCCGCGATGAGAGCTTGAACCGGCGTCAGTGAAAGCCGGTTCAATGCCCCGTATGCTTCCGCCACCGACATGGCACACAATTCGACCATGTTCGGCCCCGCGGCGGGTTTCGCCGCTTTCTCGCTTGCCGCCGACGAAACCGCCAGACGCACACCGACCGCCTGCGGATTGAGCCGGCTACCGTTACAGGCGGTGCATGGGCCGCGGCGCATGAATTTCTCATAATAATCGCGAATGAAGGTTGCCTTCGCCTTGCGGTGCTTCTCCCGCAGCTCCGCGATGACGCCGCCGAAGGTGTCGCCGTGCTTCCACGATCCGCCCGACCAACGCCATTCGAAGGTGATATGCCGATCACCCGTGCCGTAAAGCAGCGCGTCGCGCGCCTTCCTGGGCAGATCCTTCCACGGCGTCTTCAGATCGAACCCGATCGCTCGAGCGACTCCCTCGTAAATATGTCGACGCCATTTCCCCGGAGGCGATTTCATGGGGGCGATGCACGGCGTCAAAAAGTTCAGCGACGGATCCGGAACGAGCAACTCCGGATCGAAATCAAACATCTCACCCAATCCGTCGCAGGTCATGCACATTCCGGCCGGCGAATTAAAGGAGAAAAGCTGCGGGGTCGGCGGCTCAAACGAAATGCCACAATGGATGCACGCATACTTCGACGAATAGACTCGCTCGTCGCCACGACCGGCCGCTTCCGGCCCACGGTCAGCGTCGAGCGGCGCACGGCGGCTTGATCCGGCACCCCGTGAATCCGGCGGAGGCGCATCCATGGCTGCCACGATCAGCGTACCCTTCCCAACGCGGATTGCGGTTGCAATGGCCTCGCTCAGGCGCGATCGCGACTCGGCCCTCAGTGCCAATCGATCGATGACAACCTCGATGTCGTGGCGCTGGTTCTTCTCGAGCGAGAGCTGATCGGTCAATGAGACGACTTCCCCGTCCACTCGCGCCCGTATAAATCCGGCTCGGACCAGGTCGTCGAATAAGTCGCGAAACTCACCCTTCTGCCCGCGCGCCACTGGAGCCAGCAGCATGATTCGACGGCCGGCCTCCGAATCGGCCCCGCCGAAATAGGCATAGATGCTGCCGATGATCTGCTCCACTGTCTGCGCGCTAATCGGTCGCCCGCAATCGGTGCAGTGCTGAACACCGATACGCGCATAGAGCACGCGGAGAAAATCGTGGATTGCCGTCACGGTTCCGACGGTTGATCGCGGATTCCAACCGGTGGTTTTCTGCTGAATGGCAATCGATGGCGACAGCCCGGTGATCAGATCGCAATCCGGTTTCTGCAACTGCCCCATGAACTGGCGGGCATAGCTCGATAGCGATTCAATGTATCGGCGCTGGCCTTCGGCATAGAGTGTGTCAAACGCCAGCGAGCTTTTGCCGCTGCCCGAGACGCCGGTAAAGCAGATGAGCGCGTTGCGCGGAAGCGAGAGCGACACGCTCTTCAGATTGTGCTCGCGCGCCCCCTTGATCTCGATCGTTTCGGGTTCCATCGTGCGGACACATCCCCTCGCGCCGCGAGAGCGTGCATACGCAAAGCGGCCGATGCCGATGGAAGTGTACCCGGGGATCGAAACTCGCAAAAGTCAGGAACGCGGTATGGCCGGCGTGCGACGAGTCATTGAAACCGACACCGCGGTTACTCTTCGCCTTGAAGGGAGAATTCGTCGCCGCCAGTGGACGATGAATCGCCCGGCTCCATCACGGCGACGAACTTCTCCGCCAGCCGCTGATAGGCCGTCACGATATCGTTGCAGATCAGATCGACGCGCTTTCGCATTTCGCGACGATCCTTGACAAGCCGCGACGACAGCCGCCGCAGACGTTTTGTCCGGATGAGTTCCTGCCGCCCCATGTGACGCTGCCGCACGATTCGGCGCACCGAATCCACCAGGTAGCCGTAATCAATCGGCGTCGCGAGTACGTCGGCGGCGCCGCTTCGCAGGGCCTGAACCAACCGATCGGCCGCGAGTTCATCGTCGATCAGTACGACAGGCGCGTCGATCCGGCCCGCTTCCGGGTCAAGCAGTTCGACCCCGTTGCCGTCCGGAAGTTCTGACATCGCAATCACGACGTCATAATCGCCGGAGTCAGCCGCTTCGCGGGCTTCCTCAATTGAACCGACGTGTGCGAAGTCGGCATCGATGTTCATGATCAGATTGGAGATGAGTTCGGCGGTGTCCGGTCCATCCTCCGCCAATACCAGAATACGCGTGTCCTTGCGTGTCATAGCTTGAGCTTCCTTCTCAAACGCTCCGTTGTGACATCCTGTCAAATCGACTGTTCGCGTCGAGACAAACCCCGTACATTGCGCGGTCACCCGGCGATTGCTCGCCGGTTCGTCTGCCGCAGCCGCAACCCTCACTATTGACTTTCTTGAAACCCCCGCGGCATCCTGCTGCCGAGCAATG
This window of the Phycisphaerae bacterium genome carries:
- the uvrA gene encoding excinuclease ABC subunit UvrA yields the protein MEPETIEIKGAREHNLKSVSLSLPRNALICFTGVSGSGKSSLAFDTLYAEGQRRYIESLSSYARQFMGQLQKPDCDLITGLSPSIAIQQKTTGWNPRSTVGTVTAIHDFLRVLYARIGVQHCTDCGRPISAQTVEQIIGSIYAYFGGADSEAGRRIMLLAPVARGQKGEFRDLFDDLVRAGFIRARVDGEVVSLTDQLSLEKNQRHDIEVVIDRLALRAESRSRLSEAIATAIRVGKGTLIVAAMDAPPPDSRGAGSSRRAPLDADRGPEAAGRGDERVYSSKYACIHCGISFEPPTPQLFSFNSPAGMCMTCDGLGEMFDFDPELLVPDPSLNFLTPCIAPMKSPPGKWRRHIYEGVARAIGFDLKTPWKDLPRKARDALLYGTGDRHITFEWRWSGGSWKHGDTFGGVIAELREKHRKAKATFIRDYYEKFMRRGPCTACNGSRLNPQAVGVRLAVSSAASEKAAKPAAGPNMVELCAMSVAEAYGALNRLSLTPVQALIAEDVLKEVRTRLEFLLNVGLHYLALDRTAPSLSGGELQRIRLAGQIGSGLTGVLYVLDEPSIGLHPRDNRKLLESLIRLRDMGNTVIVVEHDEETMRAADHIVDFGPGPGVRGGEVVASGVYEAIVGNPRSLTGKFLSGEESIAVPASRRPVKSRGPVSKPRRRQGKSSR
- a CDS encoding response regulator, with product MTRKDTRILVLAEDGPDTAELISNLIMNIDADFAHVGSIEEAREAADSGDYDVVIAMSELPDGNGVELLDPEAGRIDAPVVLIDDELAADRLVQALRSGAADVLATPIDYGYLVDSVRRIVRQRHMGRQELIRTKRLRRLSSRLVKDRREMRKRVDLICNDIVTAYQRLAEKFVAVMEPGDSSSTGGDEFSLQGEE